ACGGTGTTCGCCCCCAGCGAAGCGGCCTTCCAGGCCCTGCCCGCCAAGAGCCTGGACGCGCTCAGGGCCGACAAGGCCCAGCTCAAGGCCGTGCTGCAGCACCACGTCGTGCCCGCCCGTGTCAGCGCCGCCGAGGCCCGCGCCGGCAAGGCCAAGACGCTGCAAGGCACGGACATCGCCCTGGCGCGCGCCGGCACCTTCCTGACCGTGGACGATGCACTGGTGGAGCAGGCCGACCTGCGCGCCGGCAACGGCGTGGTGCATGTCATCGACCGCGTCCTGATGCCCCCGCGCAAGTGAGCCGCGCCCCGTCCCATGCTCCCGCAGCCGGGCTTGCGGGTGTACAACCGGCGCTGCGCCGCCGTGCGCTGCTGCGTGCCGCGGGCGTGGGCGCTGCCGCCTGCGCGTTGCCTCTGGTGCGGGCGCAGGAGCCCCAGGCGCGTCCCGTGGCGGTGGCCCAGATCGTCGACCTGTCGGCACCTCAGCAGGATGTGAGCCGCGACTTCCTGATCGGCTCGCGCGCGGCCTGGGCGGACTTCAACGCCCGCGGCGGCCTGCGTGGGCAGGCGGTGCAGCACTTGGTGCTGGAGACCGATGGCTCGCCCGAGCGCCTGCGCCAAGCCTGGCAGGCGGCACATGACGAGCCGGCCTGCGTGGCCCTGTCGGGCTGCGCCGCCGACGGCGCCGCGGCCACCATCGCCGCGCTGCAGGCCGGCGGCGGCGCCCTGGCGCTGGCCGCGCCCTGGCTGCACCGCCAGTGGCACGACGCGGGCGATACTGTCTTCAGCATCTTTGCCGACTACCAGGCGCAGATCGGGCACGCCGTGCGCTCGCTGGCGGCCATGGGCGTGCCGCAGGCCGGCGTGGTCTTCGCCCGCCCCGAACTGCAGCGGCAGTTGCAGGGATCGGTGGCGCAGGCCGGCGCGGCCATGGGCCTGCGCACCGAGGTGCTGTCCGCCG
This portion of the Melaminivora jejuensis genome encodes:
- a CDS encoding fasciclin domain-containing protein, translated to MFRRSAMHCALALSAAAVLGACASPASAPRTVAAATAATPALSTFHRLAADSGVLATLEGPGPYTVFAPSEAAFQALPAKSLDALRADKAQLKAVLQHHVVPARVSAAEARAGKAKTLQGTDIALARAGTFLTVDDALVEQADLRAGNGVVHVIDRVLMPPRK
- a CDS encoding ABC transporter substrate-binding protein; protein product: MSRAPSHAPAAGLAGVQPALRRRALLRAAGVGAAACALPLVRAQEPQARPVAVAQIVDLSAPQQDVSRDFLIGSRAAWADFNARGGLRGQAVQHLVLETDGSPERLRQAWQAAHDEPACVALSGCAADGAAATIAALQAGGGALALAAPWLHRQWHDAGDTVFSIFADYQAQIGHAVRSLAAMGVPQAGVVFARPELQRQLQGSVAQAGAAMGLRTEVLSAAHTRTAPPAIVLFVGGTPELHEYVSRLALPAGRQCYVVALADVNLQVLGQLGGQRRNVSVIATQPVPLVTASLPIVRAYRAVMARLYDEPPSPQGLAGFIAARYTAEVLASVAGPLQRASVLAAFRRRQGVQLGAMPWPTRAGVRRTPRSRKVCSPPTGASWAERAHPAARCYAAPPRKHRAARAHPCKTEHCWRPWTWGPTAFASRSAASTTGSSTASST